TAAATCAAAACCCTTTACAGCGTGTTGTGAAAATGGCAGATGAAATGGATGAAGAGCCTGAAGGACAACACCATTATAAGCAGATTGACCAAGATGTTGCGTTACAAAAGATCAAACAATTAGATCATAAGGTTCAACCATTTCGCAAGCTTTTAAAAAAATCTGTTTAAAATCCACCCCCGAAAAGGATGAGGTGGATTTTCTATTGAATGACTCTGTTTTCAGCACATATGATTTTTTCGAATATGCCAATCTTTTTGCAGCATACTGTACAAAGCGATATCGTGAAATTGATGATGTAACCATTCTTCTTCTCGTAAAACCCCTTCCTTCTGAAAGCCTAGGCGTTCTGGTATTGCTCGACTTTTATTGTTGTTAACACCACAGCGAATTTCTACTCGATTTAAATGTAATTCCTCAAAAATGTAGTGTAAAACTGTCGAGACGCTTTTTGTAACAATCCCTTTTCCCTCGTATTTTTTGGCCAGATAATAGCCAATACTCGTTTTGCGATTTTGCCAGTCTATATAGTGAAGTCCAATCATGCCAACAAGCTTTTCTTTATAACGAATGCCTCCGTGAAAACCGTTGTTTTTTACAAACTGCTCGATCCACATAGGGATAATCGAATGGCAATCCATCGGTGAAACCATATTATCAACCCAGGGCAGCCATCGCCGTAAATGCTTACGGTTTTGATTAATGAGTTCAAACAGCTCATTCGCATGCTGAATTTGTATTAAATGAATATACGTATTTTCATCAACAGATAATCTAAACATGGTATTTCTCCTTTTTGATCATTAATATCATATATTCATAAACAACTGGGATAATTCCTTTAAACCCTAGTACATTTTATATTGGGATTTTTCACAAAATGGAAAAATAAGCATATATATGTAAAACAATAGGCGAAAAAAAGCATTATTCTAGTTTTACCTTCTGTTTTCTTACTGAAATTGAAA
This sequence is a window from Bacillus alveayuensis. Protein-coding genes within it:
- a CDS encoding ribosomal-protein-serine acetyltransferase (product_source=KO:K03817; cog=COG1670; ko=KO:K03817; pfam=PF13302; superfamily=55729), producing MFRLSVDENTYIHLIQIQHANELFELINQNRKHLRRWLPWVDNMVSPMDCHSIIPMWIEQFVKNNGFHGGIRYKEKLVGMIGLHYIDWQNRKTSIGYYLAKKYEGKGIVTKSVSTVLHYIFEELHLNRVEIRCGVNNNKSRAIPERLGFQKEGVLREEEWLHHQFHDIALYSMLQKDWHIRKNHMC